GAGGAAAGTCTGACTATAATTCCTCCTGGAAAGTACTTTATTGATTAGCTATCATTGATGATGTTTTTGATGAGAGCTAATCTTTATTAAAGACCTTTGCATTTGAAGAGGATTGTTGTTTAGATTTGAATATTTTTTATAGTGATTTAAAGTTCTCTTTCAATAACTTTTACAACGAATAAGTATCATACTTAGGTTTATTGAATATTTAAATTCGTTGATGAAGTTTGTAAAACGTTGTTTTTTTAATCCTAAGTTCAAGTAATGAAAAAAGTTGTTAATCTTGGATTTGGGGACGGGAAACTCGAGCGTTAGGAATAACTGCTGCTTAGAAAATGTCTGTTTTATGTAGGGGAGTCCATGTTATGTTGTTTAATAGTTATGAATTTATTTTTATATTTCTGCCAGCATCATTTTTTATATATTTTTATCTCAATCATAAAAAGCTAACGACAGTCTCAAAGTCTTGGCTTATATTTACAAGTCTTTTTTTTTACAGTTGGTGGAATATTTTGTATTTACCTCTGATTCTAATATCTATTTTGTTTAACTATACGATCACAAGTGCTATGGTTGAATGTCAGGGTACTAGAGAAAAATATTTTTCAAATAAAATATTATTAAAAACAGGTTTGGTATTTAATATTGGAGTGCTCGCTTATTTTAAATATATGAATTTCTTCATATATAATATAAATTTTTTTTCTAATACAGAAATAAGGTTGTTAAATTTAGCCTTACCTTTAGCAATTAGCTTTTTCACTCTTCAACAAATTGCATTCTTGATAGATAGTTACGAGGGAATAGTTAAAGAGAAAAATTTTTTAGACTACACATTGTTTGTAACGTTTTTTCCCCAATTGATCGCTGGCCCAATTGTCCATCACAAAGAGATGATGCCACAGTTTTCTAGTTCTAAAAACAAAATTAAAAACTACAGAAACATCTCTGTAGGAATTTTCATATTCTCTATTGGTCTATTTAAAAAAGTTGTTCTCGCTGATTATTTTGCTGTTTGGGTTGCAGCAGGCTTTGATGCCGCTATGTCCTTAAGTTTGTTTGAGGCTTGGGCTACAAGTTTATCTTATACTTTTCAACTATACTTTGATTTTAGTGGCTATACGGATATGGCAGTTGGTACGGCTCTACTGTTTAATGTAAAATTGCCAATAAATTTTAATAGTCCATATAAGGCTACTGATATACAAGATTTTTGGAGAAGGTGGCATATGACTCTCAGTAGATTTTTAAAGGATTATGTCTATATCCGTTTGGGTGGAAGTAGGTATGGAGAGTTCAGAACATATGGTAGCCTAATGGCAACTTTTGTCATTGGAGGTATATGGCATGGGGCTGGATGGACCTATGTATTTTGGGGAGTTCTTCATGGTGTAGCATTGGTCGTTCATAGAGCATGGGGGCGGACAGGTTTTAGAGTATGGTCATGGTTGTCCTGGTTGATTACTTTTAACTTTATAAATATTGCTTGGGTGTTCTTTAGAGCAAAGAAGTGGGATGATGCCATTGATATTCTAGGCTCTATGTTTAGTTTGCAAAATGTTGTATTGCCAGAATTTTTGGCATCAAAGTTAGCATTTTTGTTAAATGATCATATTACGTTTGGAGACTCTTTGTTGAACTTGTCTACAGGAGTAGATTTAATTGTTTGGTTAGTTGCTGGATTTATTTTAATTATGTCTTTTGACAATTCTGTGAAAATGATTGATTCATTTAGAGTCAATAAATACAATATTGTGTTTACTATTATCCTCTTCTATATCAGCTTTTTTCATATTCAAAGATATTCAGAGTTTATATACTTTCAGTTTTAGGGGACAGAATGTTTAAGAATTCAGGCAATATGAGTTATTATTTCTTTGTAATATGTGTGATTAGCACAGCAGCTGTATTGATCACACTGTCTATATTTTTTATTATTAATGAAACATTCTCTAGTAATGATCCCTCTATATTTGAAGAGGCATTTGTATGGCAAGAAAAACATAAAGGTGTTGTAGGAATCACTGCAAATATAGCAAATCTTTATAAGCAGAAAATGACAGATAGAGTAATTGAGAAGAATAGCATTGATATTGTGATTTTAGGCTCATCAACACTTATGGGGATAAAATCAGACATGTTTGATAATTATAAAGTTTTTAATGGTGCAAAGAATGGGAATCCTTTAAGCGATTCAATAGCTAAAGCAAAATACTACGCTAAAGTTTCAGATAGTATAAAATATGTGATTATTGGTTTTGATTGGACCCTTAATTTAGTCAATAGAGAATACAAAGATATTAGTTACAAACCGGAAGGTGTTAAGCAAGAAAGAGTTGATTTTGTTGTTAAAATTAAAGATGCTGTTAGCTATCAGCGAATTAAAATTATACTGTCTGTCATATACGATAATATACTTAACGCTTCAAAGGTATACCAGTGTCCAACTGAGGATGGTATTGGTACAGATCAATTTTTCAAAGCTGATCGACCAAGGAGATGTCACGGTTTTAGATATGATGGTAGCTCTACGTTTGAAAATTATTCATCACTAACTATTAAAAAATGGGAAATATTACTTAAGGATAGTTTAAGTAAGTATAGAGAAGAATTATTTTCTTCAAAAGGCAAGGTGGAGTCAAGATACCTAGCAGATTTAAATGAAATAGATAAAGCTTTAAAAAGAAGAGGGGGCAAGTTAGTTATACTGGTGCCCCCACTGATGCCTGGTGCTACTCGCTTGATCTATGGATCAAGCGAGGGAGTATATTTAACAAAAATAATTGATAAATTATTGAAATATACAAAGAGAAATAATATTTTTACTTTTGATGCTTCTAGGTCTGAAGAATTTGGTTGCATTCCTGAAGATTTTTTGGATGAGCATCACTCATTTCCGTCTTGTTATGAGAAGATAGTCAAAGCTTTAAGCATTGACTAGTTGTCTCGGAATACCTAAGAAGTTTTACTTCATAACAGAATGTGGTCAATTTTTTCAGAGCAGGACGACTATTAACTAAGGGGTTGGGCAGTTGGTAAAACTATCCAGAACTTGAAAGGAGAGAAGGATTTATAATTGAAAGTCTTAGTATAAGTCAGTATTATTAAGTTCTTAATATACTGGACGATTCTAGGAAATTTATTTGCATCGAGTTAAGAATATTGATTTTATAATTTTGGGGATTTTGACACTCCTATATTCTTATGTTGTTGCAGCATCGACTACTTTTTATCAGCATACTGTAACGGTGCTATTTTCAGGGGTATTGTGCTTTTTTTTTGTGAGAGAGATCTTTTATAGGGAGTCTTGTGAGAAGTCCCTGCAGAGAGTATATCTTTTTATGATCGCTTTGTTTGTAGGCATTTTTTCGGGGTATTATTTCTCTGGAGCAAGTGCTGATCTTATATGGGCTGCTGATTCATATGCAGCTCACCTTCCAAAGTCTGATGAAGTTGCCGAAGCTATACGGTCTTTCTCTTTAGAGGGGTTAAGAAAGCCATTTGTTGGATACTATAGAACCATTCACATATTTACGGGGCTTGCTTTTACTGTTCTTAGAAACCCTATTGTCACTGGATTTGTGTTACTAATTTTTAAGATTATTGCACTATGGTCTATAATTAGACTTTCTCGTAAACTATTTGATGAAAAGGTCGCTTTAGTTAGTGCTTATCTTTACACCTTTGCTCCGTGTGTCTTATTCTTTAGTATAAACTTCTATAAAGAAATGTTTGTTCAGGCTTGGCTGGCTCTTTCTTTCTTATTTTTTTATGAAATTTTTGAAGAGGGTAAATATAAAAAAATTCCTTTTTTTGTATTTACTTTCTTTTTTCTCTCGATGGAAAGATCGTATGTGGCAATCTCAGTGTTGCCTGGTATGGCTTTCTATTTTCTTTCAATGGAGAAATTTAAAAAGAGTCATAAATTAGTTTTGGCGGGGGGCGTTGTTTTGATTACTTATACAATTAGAACCCTTTATTTTCCATACTTAGGTTTTGAGAATGTTTTTGCTTTCTTTAGAGAGAAGAGGGCTTCGTGGCATAATTATGACTATTTCGATCAAAGATATAATCTGGAACTAAACTATTTTCTATCTTGGATTAAACTATACTTTACACCGATCTTCACCCTTCAGAAATTTGAGCTGTTCTTTAACTATAGTATCCTTCTCACTTGGGGCTCATTTATTCATCAAGCTACTATGGCTCTTTTTTCAGTAGGTATATATAATCAGATTAAAACACACACAAAGAGAACACTTTTTTATGTAATCCCGTTCTTTGTTTATATGTGTGCATTTGCATACATCGGCTCATTCAGTGGAAGAACGAGAGATAGTTACTATCCCATAATTGTCATGTTTGCAGGCTATGGTCTGGTGAACAAGGTCGTACCTTTCCTTAAGAGACGAATGAGAAGAAGCTAAGTCCACGACAGTTTCTTCTTTTTAGCGATACGAATGTATAAATTTAGATCATTCTCTGTTGCGCACTGACCTTTTTCATAAAATTCTTTATACCAATCAATAGTCATCTCAAGAGTTTTCCTCGCATCAATTGCTGAACTCCAATTTAAAAGAGTAAGCGCTTTCGTACAATCGAGTTTCAGTAAAGAAGCTTCATGAAGCTTTTCTTTGGGCTCTTTGATAATGTAGTCGATGACACCCCAGTGCTCTTTTAATATTTCGACAACATTTTTCACGGAGAGGTCTTCACTTAGTGGTGGTCCAAAGTTAAATGCTTGTGCAAACTCTTGTCTTCTTTCAATGAGCTTTTGTCCTAGCAGTAAGTATCCTGAAAGTGGCTCTAGTACGTGTTGCCAAGGTCTAGTGGAGTGAGGACTTCTAATTTCGACAGGTTCTTTTCTTAGTGATGCCTTGATAATATCGGGAATAAGTCTGTCTTGGGCCCAGTCTCCACCGCCAATGACATTTCCAGCGCGAACTGTAGCAACAAGCATATTATGTTCAGAGAAATTATCTGGGTGAAAGTAGGAGTGAATATAAGAGCTGGTTAGAATTTCCATGGCAGCTTTTGAAGAACTGTAAGGATCCTTTCCGCCGAGTCTATCGTTTTCTCTATAGCCCCAAAGCCATTCATTATTCTCATACACTTTATCAGTTGTAATTGAGACAATACTTTGAACAGATGAGCACTTTCTACAAGCTTCATAGACTTTTAAGCTTCCGATGACATTTGTTTCATAAGTTTCGATTGGATCTTTGTAAGATAATCTTACAAGCGGTTGAGCTGCTAGATGAAAGACGATTTCTGGCTTGAACTCTTCAAAAGTCTTCTCTAGGAGTTCTTGATTTCGAATATCACCAATAACACTTTTAATTTTTAAATTAAGTAGATCGATGTGAGCGGGCTCGCTGGGGGCTTCAGTTGAGTAACCACAAACAATGGCGCCCATCTTCTCTAGCCAAAGAGCAAGCCAAGAACCTTTGAAGCCTGTGTGCCCAGTAATAAGGACTCTCTTGTCTTTGTAGATTCCTGAAAATAAACTCTTCTCTACCAAGTTTTCCACTTAGCCTCTCCTGAATTCCAAATATCAACTAATGTTTGCTTATCCGCTAATGTGTCCATACATTTCCAGAAGCCACGATGCTTATAGCAATTAACCTGATTTTCTCTTGTTAGTGTTTGAAGAGGAGTTCTTTCAAAAATTGTTTTATCACCTTCATTTAGATAATTCATAACTTCTGGTTGGCAAACAAAGAAGCCGGCGTTGATCCATCCAGCTTCTCCATCAGGCTTTTCGATAAAGTCCACTAGCTGATCTGTCTTGTCATCAAATTCTAAAACACCAAAACGACCACCAGGCTTAACCGCCGTCATTGTACACAGTCTTCCAGATTTCTTATGGCTTTCCACGGTCGCAGTTACGTCTACATCTGAGACACCATCACCATAAGTTAAAAGAAAAGGCTCATTTCCAATAAGTTCTTGGGCCTTCTTGATTCTTCCCCCGGTAAGAGTTCCGTCACCAGTTTCGAGACAAGTTACTTTCCAGGGCTCTACGTTTGAGCTAATAATTTCCATGGAATTATTTGTCATGTCAAAAGTCATACTACTTTGATTTAAAAAATAATCTGAAAAGTATTTCTTAATATAATTACCTTTATAACCACATAGAATAACAAATTCATTAAATCCATGAGAAGAGTAATGCTTCATGATGTGCCATAGTATAGGCATTTCACCAATCTCAACCATAGGCTTTGGACGAACTCCAGTTTCTTCACTTAAACGAGTTCCATAGCCACCAGCTAGAATTAATACTTTCATCGTTATTCCTTTTTTATAGTAATTTCTCTTTAAGTTTTGCGGCGATATAATCAAGATGTTCTGTATCAAGTCCAGGCCAAATACCAACCCAGAATGTATTATTCATAATGAAGTCTGTATTTGTTAATTCTCCAACAACTCTATAATTTGAACCTCTGTAGAGAGGTTGTTTAAGTAGGTTTCCTGCAAAGAGTTGGCGAGTAGCGATTTTATTTTCTTCTAGAAATTCAACTAATTCTTGTTTTGTTACTTTTGAATCTTCTCTAACGCTTATATTAAATCCAAACCAACTCGGCTCACAGCCTTTTGTGGCCTCAGGTAAGATTAGGACATTATCAAGTTCTAGAATTTGAGACTTTAGATAATTAAAATTGTCATTTCTCTTTTTAATAAATTTACTCAGCTTCTTTAATTGTGAAAGACCTAGTGCCGCTTGCATATCAGTCACTTTTAAATTGTAACCAACATGAGAGTAGATATACTTGTGATCATAACCGTGAGGAAGATCTCCAAGTTGCTTATCAAATCTCTTTCCACAAGTGTCATCTTTACCAGGAGGGCACCAGCAGTCTCTTCCCCAGTCTCTCATTGATTCTGCAATTTTCTTAAGACGTGGATTATTTGTTAGAACAGCTCCACCTTCACCCATAGTCATATGGTGAGCAGGGTAAAAGGAAACTGTCGCAATATCTCCAAACGTTCCGGCCATTTGTCCGTTGAACTTTGCTCCTGAAGCATCACAACAGTCTTCAACTAGCCAGAGGTTGTGCTTATCACAAAACTCTTTTACCGCTTGGACGTCAAACATATTTCCAAGAGTGTGGGCCATCATAACCGCTTTCGTTTTATCGCTTAGAGCCTTTTCAAGAAGACTGATATCGGCTTCATAAGTACCAAGTTCTACATCGATAAAGACTGGGACACATCCGTGTTGGATAATTGGATTTACAGTAGTTGGAAAACCTGCAGCAACAGTAATAACTTCATCGCCCGGTTTAAGTTGTCTATCCCCTAGGGCCGGAGAAGTAAGTGCAGCAAAGGCAACTAGATTCGCGGAAGATCCGGAGTTTACAAGAAGACAGAACTTCTGTTCCATATACGAGGCAAATTCTTTTTCAAATTGTTTATGGTATCTTCCGGCTGTGAGCCACATATCTAGAGACGCATCAATAAGATAGGCCATATCATCTTCATCCATGACTTTTCCAGATGCTGGAATATAGTTTTCACCAGGGATGATTTTCTTTTTGTCTAATTCTGCTTTAAAGAACTCTTTTGATTTCTCAATAATCTCATTACGCATTGTGCTGCCTTAAAATTTTAGGGTATATAGAAATGCTAATTTAGCAAAAGAATGCTAGTATTTTAAGCAAAATAAAGAAAAATGAGTATAAAGATAGAATATGAATAGTAGCTCAAGAAATGCCCTTTCAAATGGGATAAATTATATTGCACAATTTTTAGATATCGCAGGTCTGTCATTAATTTCAGTATTAGTGCACTGGTGGTACCTTGGTGGTACTAAATTAAGTAATGACTACACTTATTCAATTATTTTCACATCTTTTCTCGTCTTTTTAATTTTTCAAAATTTTGGTATTTATAGTTCTTGGCGTGGACGCAGTAAGTTAAAGCGGGTTCAGGTGATTACTGGAGGATGGTTTCTCTGTCTTGTCATTCTAGTCTTATTTACCGCTCTTTTAAAAAGTACTGCGAATTACTCGAGGGTTTGGTTCGTCACCTGGTCTGTTGGAACGCTACTTTATTTAAATCTCTACCGTTTTATTTTGGATTTACTTCTCAGGTATTCGAGGAGGAAGGGATGGAATCACAAGAATATTGTGATTTTTGGCGCAGGAGAGTTGGGGCAAAATGTTGCGGAACGAATCTCGAATGCAGATTGGATCGGCTTTAAAATTAAAGCTTTCTTTGATGATGATACTTTAAAAATTGGAAAAAAACTTTGTGGAGCTGAAGTACTTGATTCAAAGAAATTAGAGAGCTTTTTAAGAGAAGAAGACATAAAAGAGCTTTGGATTGCTCTACCTTTTAGAGATGAAGAAAGAGTTAAAGAACTACTATTTGAGCTGAGACATATGTCCATATCTATAAAGTTTATCCCAGATATTTTTGGCTTTAGATTATTAAACCAAAAGATTTCAGAAGTTGCAGGAATTCCTGTGTTACAAATTAATGGAACGCCCATTCAAGGATTTAATAGAGTATTAAAAGAATTGGAAGACCGCATTCTCTCTTTCTTTATTCTTATCGCTATTTCTCCGTTCTTATTCATTATTGCGATTGCAATAAAGCTAGAAAGTAGGGGACCGATACTTTTTAAGCAAATTAGAAATGGCTGGGATGGAAAAACCATAAAGGTTTATAAATTTAGAAGTATGAAAGTTGAAGACTCGGGTCTTGAGAAGCTTACACAAGCTACAAAGAATGATTCAAGGGTCACAAAAGTAGGCTCTTTTATAAGAAGAACAAGTCTGGATGAGCTACCACAATTTATCAATGTTCTTCAGGGGCGTATGTCGATTGTTGGTCCAAGGCCTCATGTTGTTTCACAAAATGAAGAGTACAAAGATCAAGTGAATCATTATATGCAAAGACATAGAGTGAAGCCTGGAATAACGGGGTGGGCGCAAATTAACGGTTTTCGCGGAGAGACGGATACTCTTGAAAAAATGTCTAAGAGAGTTGAGTATGATCTCTACTATATAGAAAATTGGTCTCTTGGCCTTGACTTAAAAATTATATTGCTGACTATTTTTAAAGGTTTTATCAATGAAAATGCTTACTAGTGAAAACACTCTCTTTAAAATGACTTACGCCTCAGTGTGGGCAATTGTTCTTTTTTCGTTTGTCTCTTTAAGTGCATCAGCTTTAAGTCATATACTGATTTTTATTCCAGCTCTCTATTTTACTTTTAAAACGTACAAAGAGGAAGGTCTCAATCTTTCAAAGAGTAATATTGCACTTCTTCTAACTATTCTTTTTGCCATTATCTCGATTATCTTTGCTCCCGACATTGCTAGAAAATTTAAGCAAGTGACAAAGCTTAAGTATATGCTCATTGGAGTTCTTGCAATCTATCCATTCATAGAACTCTTTAAGAAAATTACTAGAGATCAAGTTAGAAAAATGTTTAATACTTTTCTTGTTCTTCTTGCTGTCGGAAACTTGGCGGGAGTATATGCATTATTTAGTGGATATCATCCACTTAGAATGAAAGAGGCTTCTGACGGACTTAGAGCTGCGGGAATGTATGGAATGGCCATTACTTATGGCTATGGAATAGAGTTGATTCTAATTCTAATGCTCGCGATTACTTTTCTCTATAGGAAGAAGATCTCAAATATTGCTAATCCTGCGATCTTTTATATTTCAATGGGAACAACTCTGATCGGTTTCTATTTTGCTTTTGCTAGAGGGGCGCTGCTTGCTCTCATTATATCAATTCCTTTTATTTTCATTAGAAGAAATAGGAAAATCTTCTTGGGGCTGCTTACTGCTGGAGTCACCTTCATTGGGATTATCACTGCAATTGTTTTTACGACTAATGAAGATGGCGGTGGAAATAGATTCTTACTTAAAGCAAAAACTACTTCAAATATGATTAGATTATCTCAATATGAAGCGGCCTATAAAGGTTTTCTTGAAAAACCTTTAACTGGATGGGGTTATAGAAATTTTGAGCCCAATGCTTATGATATTAAAAAGAGAAATGGAATTGATTACGCTGAATTTTATGGGCACGCTCATAATAATTACTTAGAGTTTCTCGCTTCTACCGGAGTATTTGGTTTTATAAGCTTTTGTCTCTTTGTTCTTTTTTGGATCGTTGAAGCCTTTAAAAGAGGGGATGAGTTTTCAAATATTTTATTTCCATTTATTATTTCGTTTTCAATTTCAGGCTTATTTCAAAATACAATAAATGACGGTGAAAATATGTTTGTGATTATGTTCTTATACTCTCTAACTTATTCTCTTAGACCAGGACTAAAAATATTTGAAAGAGATTAAGGCCCTAGGACTTTATTTCTCTTGAAGAAGAAGAGTTGAGTTAGAATAAAGTAGACACCAAAGGCAGCAGTTATTCCAATGGAAAATAGAAGATCTGAATTTTGTCCGTAGAAGAGTGTTGCAAGATAATAAATTGATCCAAATATAATTGGAATGAAAATATCTCCTACTTTGATTGAGATTTTTAGAATTTTATTCATTTGAAAAATCATTGAAATCATCCCTAGAAAAGCTCCCGCAATTAATGAGATCGGAACTAAGTAGAAGTACGCATCATTGAATACATTTAATTGCACAAGTCCAACGCTAGATATCGCAGAAATAAACCCAGGAATAATAAGAGACTTAGTCTTATATTCTGTATGGGCAATGAGCGCGACATGATTAGTGATCATTCGAATTAAGTTTAAGACGGCTCCAAATATGAGAAAAACCCAAGCATTATAGAACTCCTCGCCAGAAAGAATTCGAATAAGAAAAGGGGAGAGGAATGCCATAAATATAGTTACAGAAATATACGAGGGGAGAGAGGCCCTAAAGAATGAATTCCATGCCAGTTCTCTAATATTTTGGTCATGTGTGTTGATTGAGTCAAAGAATGCTGGATGTAGTAATTGATGAAGTAGAGTTTCTACAGCAGTTGAAACTTTCGTCGATATGGCAATTCCTACAGCGAGAAAACCTAAGTATTCTAATGAAAGAAATCTCTCAATTATAAATCGATAAGACTCATTTGTGGCCCATAGAAAGAAAGTTGCAATAGCAAGAGGAAGAGTGAAACTTAGGACCGGTTTAATATCATTTTTATTAAAGCTAAATACTTTTGTGGGGCTTCTCTCTTCTTTGATTTTAGAAAAGAAGTAAACTCCAGAAATAAGGGTAAAGAGTATTTGTGAGAGGATTTGTCCAGAGAACCACCAAAGGCCACTCGTTTCAAATAGATTTATAAGTAAAATAGAAAAAATAATATTAAAGAGAAGCGTTAAATTACTAAAGACAACAAAAGATATTCTAAAGTTAAAGAGGTTAAGTGTTGGGGCAAAGAAAGTATTTAAAGTTGTAAAGTAGATCCCAAAACCTATGACTAGGATGAGATGGAGAGTATTTAGATTGGTTAGTATTCCCAAATATTTAGTACATATATAGACAATAGGAATGGAGAGGATAGAAATACCTATCAAATAAGCATTATATTTTAAAAAATTCTCAAATACTTTTCCTTCGCTTCTCCACTTATGCACATTTCTATTTATATAATTTCCAATTGGGCCAATTAAAGTTAATCCAAAATAAGAGAGTAGAGAAGTAAGTAAGTAGAATACACCCATCTCGCTACTACCTAAGTAAGTTGTAGAGACTTTTATCACAACAATCGACAGGAGAATCTGAATCACTCTTCCAATGGAGATGATGAGTAGGCTAGAGTTAATGTTTACTTCCCTTGTAGAATTCAATTGTTCTCTTGATGGCATCATTAAAATCAACTGAGGCTTCAATTCCGAATAGATCTTTTGCTTTATCTGTATTTGGTGCGTACTTATTAAAGTATTCACTTTTATTTTTAACTTTAATATTTACACTTGTTTTAGGATTGTACTTTGCTATCTCTCTAGCAAGACTTTCAATATTGATATTTTCACTTGAGCCAATATTTACAGTTTGATTCATCGTTGGGTTTGTGGAGAGATTGA
This sequence is a window from Halobacteriovorax sp. JY17. Protein-coding genes within it:
- the rfbG gene encoding CDP-glucose 4,6-dehydratase produces the protein MENLVEKSLFSGIYKDKRVLITGHTGFKGSWLALWLEKMGAIVCGYSTEAPSEPAHIDLLNLKIKSVIGDIRNQELLEKTFEEFKPEIVFHLAAQPLVRLSYKDPIETYETNVIGSLKVYEACRKCSSVQSIVSITTDKVYENNEWLWGYRENDRLGGKDPYSSSKAAMEILTSSYIHSYFHPDNFSEHNMLVATVRAGNVIGGGDWAQDRLIPDIIKASLRKEPVEIRSPHSTRPWQHVLEPLSGYLLLGQKLIERRQEFAQAFNFGPPLSEDLSVKNVVEILKEHWGVIDYIIKEPKEKLHEASLLKLDCTKALTLLNWSSAIDARKTLEMTIDWYKEFYEKGQCATENDLNLYIRIAKKKKLSWT
- the rfbF gene encoding glucose-1-phosphate cytidylyltransferase; protein product: MKVLILAGGYGTRLSEETGVRPKPMVEIGEMPILWHIMKHYSSHGFNEFVILCGYKGNYIKKYFSDYFLNQSSMTFDMTNNSMEIISSNVEPWKVTCLETGDGTLTGGRIKKAQELIGNEPFLLTYGDGVSDVDVTATVESHKKSGRLCTMTAVKPGGRFGVLEFDDKTDQLVDFIEKPDGEAGWINAGFFVCQPEVMNYLNEGDKTIFERTPLQTLTRENQVNCYKHRGFWKCMDTLADKQTLVDIWNSGEAKWKTW
- a CDS encoding MBOAT family O-acyltransferase, which encodes MLFNSYEFIFIFLPASFFIYFYLNHKKLTTVSKSWLIFTSLFFYSWWNILYLPLILISILFNYTITSAMVECQGTREKYFSNKILLKTGLVFNIGVLAYFKYMNFFIYNINFFSNTEIRLLNLALPLAISFFTLQQIAFLIDSYEGIVKEKNFLDYTLFVTFFPQLIAGPIVHHKEMMPQFSSSKNKIKNYRNISVGIFIFSIGLFKKVVLADYFAVWVAAGFDAAMSLSLFEAWATSLSYTFQLYFDFSGYTDMAVGTALLFNVKLPINFNSPYKATDIQDFWRRWHMTLSRFLKDYVYIRLGGSRYGEFRTYGSLMATFVIGGIWHGAGWTYVFWGVLHGVALVVHRAWGRTGFRVWSWLSWLITFNFINIAWVFFRAKKWDDAIDILGSMFSLQNVVLPEFLASKLAFLLNDHITFGDSLLNLSTGVDLIVWLVAGFILIMSFDNSVKMIDSFRVNKYNIVFTIILFYISFFHIQRYSEFIYFQF
- a CDS encoding oligosaccharide flippase family protein, coding for MNSTREVNINSSLLIISIGRVIQILLSIVVIKVSTTYLGSSEMGVFYLLTSLLSYFGLTLIGPIGNYINRNVHKWRSEGKVFENFLKYNAYLIGISILSIPIVYICTKYLGILTNLNTLHLILVIGFGIYFTTLNTFFAPTLNLFNFRISFVVFSNLTLLFNIIFSILLINLFETSGLWWFSGQILSQILFTLISGVYFFSKIKEERSPTKVFSFNKNDIKPVLSFTLPLAIATFFLWATNESYRFIIERFLSLEYLGFLAVGIAISTKVSTAVETLLHQLLHPAFFDSINTHDQNIRELAWNSFFRASLPSYISVTIFMAFLSPFLIRILSGEEFYNAWVFLIFGAVLNLIRMITNHVALIAHTEYKTKSLIIPGFISAISSVGLVQLNVFNDAYFYLVPISLIAGAFLGMISMIFQMNKILKISIKVGDIFIPIIFGSIYYLATLFYGQNSDLLFSIGITAAFGVYFILTQLFFFKRNKVLGP
- a CDS encoding undecaprenyl-phosphate glucose phosphotransferase, producing MNSSSRNALSNGINYIAQFLDIAGLSLISVLVHWWYLGGTKLSNDYTYSIIFTSFLVFLIFQNFGIYSSWRGRSKLKRVQVITGGWFLCLVILVLFTALLKSTANYSRVWFVTWSVGTLLYLNLYRFILDLLLRYSRRKGWNHKNIVIFGAGELGQNVAERISNADWIGFKIKAFFDDDTLKIGKKLCGAEVLDSKKLESFLREEDIKELWIALPFRDEERVKELLFELRHMSISIKFIPDIFGFRLLNQKISEVAGIPVLQINGTPIQGFNRVLKELEDRILSFFILIAISPFLFIIAIAIKLESRGPILFKQIRNGWDGKTIKVYKFRSMKVEDSGLEKLTQATKNDSRVTKVGSFIRRTSLDELPQFINVLQGRMSIVGPRPHVVSQNEEYKDQVNHYMQRHRVKPGITGWAQINGFRGETDTLEKMSKRVEYDLYYIENWSLGLDLKIILLTIFKGFINENAY
- a CDS encoding glycosyltransferase family 39 protein encodes the protein MIALFVGIFSGYYFSGASADLIWAADSYAAHLPKSDEVAEAIRSFSLEGLRKPFVGYYRTIHIFTGLAFTVLRNPIVTGFVLLIFKIIALWSIIRLSRKLFDEKVALVSAYLYTFAPCVLFFSINFYKEMFVQAWLALSFLFFYEIFEEGKYKKIPFFVFTFFFLSMERSYVAISVLPGMAFYFLSMEKFKKSHKLVLAGGVVLITYTIRTLYFPYLGFENVFAFFREKRASWHNYDYFDQRYNLELNYFLSWIKLYFTPIFTLQKFELFFNYSILLTWGSFIHQATMALFSVGIYNQIKTHTKRTLFYVIPFFVYMCAFAYIGSFSGRTRDSYYPIIVMFAGYGLVNKVVPFLKRRMRRS
- the rfbH gene encoding lipopolysaccharide biosynthesis protein RfbH; amino-acid sequence: MRNEIIEKSKEFFKAELDKKKIIPGENYIPASGKVMDEDDMAYLIDASLDMWLTAGRYHKQFEKEFASYMEQKFCLLVNSGSSANLVAFAALTSPALGDRQLKPGDEVITVAAGFPTTVNPIIQHGCVPVFIDVELGTYEADISLLEKALSDKTKAVMMAHTLGNMFDVQAVKEFCDKHNLWLVEDCCDASGAKFNGQMAGTFGDIATVSFYPAHHMTMGEGGAVLTNNPRLKKIAESMRDWGRDCWCPPGKDDTCGKRFDKQLGDLPHGYDHKYIYSHVGYNLKVTDMQAALGLSQLKKLSKFIKKRNDNFNYLKSQILELDNVLILPEATKGCEPSWFGFNISVREDSKVTKQELVEFLEENKIATRQLFAGNLLKQPLYRGSNYRVVGELTNTDFIMNNTFWVGIWPGLDTEHLDYIAAKLKEKLL
- a CDS encoding O-antigen ligase family protein, with the protein product MKMLTSENTLFKMTYASVWAIVLFSFVSLSASALSHILIFIPALYFTFKTYKEEGLNLSKSNIALLLTILFAIISIIFAPDIARKFKQVTKLKYMLIGVLAIYPFIELFKKITRDQVRKMFNTFLVLLAVGNLAGVYALFSGYHPLRMKEASDGLRAAGMYGMAITYGYGIELILILMLAITFLYRKKISNIANPAIFYISMGTTLIGFYFAFARGALLALIISIPFIFIRRNRKIFLGLLTAGVTFIGIITAIVFTTNEDGGGNRFLLKAKTTSNMIRLSQYEAAYKGFLEKPLTGWGYRNFEPNAYDIKKRNGIDYAEFYGHAHNNYLEFLASTGVFGFISFCLFVLFWIVEAFKRGDEFSNILFPFIISFSISGLFQNTINDGENMFVIMFLYSLTYSLRPGLKIFERD